In the genome of Paenibacillus sp. GP183, the window TTAATCAACTGTTCTATTCTTTATTTCCATAATAGTAATAGTAGTAGGCGTCTTTGTTTTTTCTGTCCACGTTATTCAGTACTACACCTAAAAGTCTTGCTTGTACATGCTCAAGGTTTGCCTTGGCTTTCAAGGCGATTTCTCGTTTTACCTTGCCCGAATCTATTACAAGTATGACTCCATCACACCTGGTTGCCAGAATCTGAGCATCCGTTACGGCAATTGCAGGTGGAGAATCTATCAAAATAATGTCATAACGTTTCTTCAATTCTTCCAAAAGAGTATTCATTCGCTTCGATGATAAAATTTCAGAAGGATTAGGCGGAATGGGTCCTGATGTCAGAACATCAAGATTAGGAATACTGGAGCTATTGATTACTTCTTCTATCTCTGCCTGATTTGTTAATAAATTGGTAAGTCCCCATCTATTCGTTAATCTGAAAGTATGATGCATAGTCGGCTTGCGAAGGTCTGCGTCGATTAAAAGAACCTTCTTATCCGATTGCGCATAGGCCACTGCCAAATTGGCAATCGTTGTCGATTTCCCTTCTCCAGGGCCCGCTGAAGTTACCATGAGTACTTTCAAATCTTCATCTACGGCAGAGAACTGAATGTTTGTCCTTAATGTTCTATAGGATTCAGAAATGGGCGACTTAGGATTTACATCCGTGATAAGCGGATTTTTATTGGTTGATTGTGACATGAGGAGCCTCACTTCCCCTAAGCTCGGTTTTTTCGGTTTTTGTTGAACTTTGGTGAATAAAATCTTCCGGTTTCATCTTGGTTATCATCGTTAAGGTAGGTATATTTAGATAATGTTGTACATCCGCTTCTGTCTTGATTGTGTCATCGAGGTATTCCAAGAGAAATGCAATACCAACAGAAATCATCAATGCTACGACAAAACTGATGGCAAAGTTTAATTTCGGGTTAGGTTTGACGGGTAAAGGTTTTTCCGCCTCATTCGCTTCGTTCAGCAATGAAACGTTATCCACTTTCATGATCAAAGGTATTTCTTTCTCAAACACTTTGGATACTGCATTTACAATCCTGGCAGCAGTCACATAAGAACGGTCTTGAACAATCAAGGTCATAACCTGTGTATTATTAACAGAACTCACTTTTACTTTTTGAATAAGCTTGTCAGATGTTAATCCGAACTCAGGATACTGTTTCTCTACTTGATCCATTATTCTAGGGGTTTTAATTACCTCTTTATAGGTATCAATTAATCTTAGGTTAAGGTTAACGGAATTGATGTCTACTGTATCACTTCCCAGACGAGTATCTGATTTATTAACAATCAGCTTTGTTGATGCTTCATAAGTCGGCTGTATAAAAAAGTAACTCATCACGCCGGTTGCAACACATGAAATGATAACTACTACTAAAATCATCCACACCCTTTTCCGGATAATTTTCAAATAATCCCTTAAATCGTATTCCATTTCCTAAACCTCCATAATTAATCTGTCATTCTTATGCTGAAGTGAAAAAGAAATCCTCCTCCCAATGATTAGAGAGGAGGTATTCCTATTCGGTTTATTTGTTCAATAGTCTATAGATAACAACTGCAGCCTGTGCGCGAGTGGAAACTCCATTCGGGTTGAATTGGCTTCCCTCTTCTCCGACTATAATGCCTTGGCTTGCAGCTAAAGCTACTCCTGATTTCAGAGAGTCCCCAATTGAGCCTGCATCCTTGAAGACTTTAAGCGCTGCTTCAATATCTGTAACATTCGCAATAGATCCGGAAAGTAGCAATGCTCTTGCAGCCATAGTTGCCATTTCAGCACGGGTAATCTGACCGTTCGGATCGAACTTGCCCTCTGCTCGACCGTTCACGATTCCATTCTTCACTGCGGAAGCCACATACACTTTATACCAATCGGTATCACTGACATCATTGAAGCTTGCAGTTGCCGAGGCATCTTCCAGACCGAAGGTCTTCACGATCATTTTGGCAAATTCGGCGCGAGTCACTTGACCATTTGGAACAAATTGACTGCTTTCGCGTCCTTCCAGGATTCCTTTGGCCGCCGCCACTTGAATTTGACGTCCTGCCCATATTTGAACAGAGCTTGTGTCATTGAAGCTAACCTTATTTTCTACAACTGTGTAGGTTGAGAAAGAGTTACGTTTAGCATCCAGCTTGCCATTCTTATAGATTCCGCCGAAGAAAATTAGCTTGCCATCCAGGATTTTAGCTAATGTCAGAAGCTCAGTATCCATTCCACTTGTGTTGGAAATCGGAATACTTAATGAGATTGGCGTCTTAAATGAATCAACTTTATTTCCACCTGAGGCAAATTGGAATTCATACACATCCGACGCAACTTGCAATTGGGTAGCTGAAGTAGCTACTGCCTTTTCTTGTTTGGTTACATTCAAGGTTGTATCCTCTTTGAATTCATCAGAACTCAAAGTCATTTTAAGTCCATTTAGAGTAAGACCAATAGCATCGATTCCATTATCTTTAGCTGCCTTCAATAATTCCTTTGAAAGTGGAACTTCTGTAGTCTTGGCATTCACAGTGCCTAGATCAAGCGCAAGCTCGGCCTTCACGGTCTTAGAAGTCGAATCCAGCTCTTTCAAGCTGTCATTAAGCGCTTTGACTTGTTTATTAATTTCCTCAATCTGCTTCTTTAGATCAGTGATGTTTAATACAGCTGTTGCCTTGTCCCCTGCAGCATTAGTAGTAGTTGCTTTGGTCAAATCGATTTTGCTGATATTCTTAATGGCTTCTTCTACTTTGGATTTAGCTTGATTTATTAGCTCTTTTTGCTTTTCAGGTGTTGCATCTTGGAGTTGTTTTTTGATATCACCAAGAGCTGCCTTTGTATCTGTAGCTACTTTATCTTTAGTAGTATCCGTTCCGGGTACTGGGCCACCACCACCACCACCACCACCGGTGCTTTGAGGTGTTAGAGATATTGTACCTATGTAAACCAGTCTGTGGAATATTTTATCGCGAGCAGCGATTCCTACAATTGTAGCGGTGTTTACACTGTTTGCGAGTACAAAGGACCCATTAGTGAAACTCACGTTAGAGCCGGAAGTCACTTCCCAATCCAGCAAATTCGATATTGGAAGATTAGATACATTAAATCCTGGTGTTAGGCTTCTTCCGTCAGAAGAGCGACTTAGATCGAAGTAATTACTTTTAGTAGAAATAATATATCGAAGAATTGCAGACTCTGTAGCAATCTTAGCTTGACCTTGGGGATCTGCATATGCGTCGAAATTATCCCTTACGGCCATAATATCCGACGCCGTTATACTGAGGTTTGTCAAAACCTTACTAACATTTGTATTAGAAGAAAGAACAGAGTCAATTGCCGTCTTGACTGCCGCTTTCGTAGGGGCATAAGGAGGAGCATCGCTAGATGCTGCCACAAGTATTGATGAAGTTTTTAGTGAATTTATTACTGCATCATAGAAAAGATTGAAATCATTCAAAGTAATATCATTAAGACCGCCCGCTACTCCTGCCAGAGTTTCCAATTTGTTTACAGTATTTCGCAAGGATAGATTATTTAAAGCCGCTGTAAGGTCGCTTCCCGTTGAATCATAGGTAATAGCAAGTTTGCTGAATACATTATAAATCGCAGCTTCATTAATATCACTATAATTACCTGGATAAGGAGGATTAGTGATCTTTGCGATTACTCTGGTCCAAATTGGAGCGATTAACTGGGCTTTCTTAAGTGATGCTTCTGGTCCAAGATTGTTTGAAAGTTCATCAATCTTTTTTCTAGCTAATCTAACAGCTGCTTGACCAACAGTATCCTTAGCTAGTTCTGCATGTATGCCATTGAACTTGTCTAGAAGTGTAGCATCTGGCAGAGTAGCCGCATAAGCAACACCTGTGCTCACACTACCTTTGTTAATCACAGGAAAACCTGCTAAAGTACCTAACACCAAGCTTGCAGCCATAGTCGTAATGGCTAATTTCTTTTTCATCGTCATTCTTACCTTCACCTCTTCAATAGAATTTATGGGAGTAGTTTTTCTTACGTAATGGTCATCCCCAAAATTTGAACCATTTGCGCCTAGACCATACTGGAATTTCTTTCAACAATGAGTGATCTTCCAAAACACATCTGGCATTTTGTTGAAAAAGGTCAGCAACATCGTTTCCCAGGTTCTCCCTGAGAGTTTGATAGGC includes:
- a CDS encoding Wzz/FepE/Etk N-terminal domain-containing protein; this translates as MEYDLRDYLKIIRKRVWMILVVVIISCVATGVMSYFFIQPTYEASTKLIVNKSDTRLGSDTVDINSVNLNLRLIDTYKEVIKTPRIMDQVEKQYPEFGLTSDKLIQKVKVSSVNNTQVMTLIVQDRSYVTAARIVNAVSKVFEKEIPLIMKVDNVSLLNEANEAEKPLPVKPNPKLNFAISFVVALMISVGIAFLLEYLDDTIKTEADVQHYLNIPTLTMITKMKPEDFIHQSSTKTEKTELRGSEAPHVTINQ
- a CDS encoding CpsD/CapB family tyrosine-protein kinase, with protein sequence MSQSTNKNPLITDVNPKSPISESYRTLRTNIQFSAVDEDLKVLMVTSAGPGEGKSTTIANLAVAYAQSDKKVLLIDADLRKPTMHHTFRLTNRWGLTNLLTNQAEIEEVINSSSIPNLDVLTSGPIPPNPSEILSSKRMNTLLEELKKRYDIILIDSPPAIAVTDAQILATRCDGVILVIDSGKVKREIALKAKANLEHVQARLLGVVLNNVDRKNKDAYYYYYYGNKE
- a CDS encoding S-layer homology domain-containing protein is translated as MTMKKKLAITTMAASLVLGTLAGFPVINKGSVSTGVAYAATLPDATLLDKFNGIHAELAKDTVGQAAVRLARKKIDELSNNLGPEASLKKAQLIAPIWTRVIAKITNPPYPGNYSDINEAAIYNVFSKLAITYDSTGSDLTAALNNLSLRNTVNKLETLAGVAGGLNDITLNDFNLFYDAVINSLKTSSILVAASSDAPPYAPTKAAVKTAIDSVLSSNTNVSKVLTNLSITASDIMAVRDNFDAYADPQGQAKIATESAILRYIISTKSNYFDLSRSSDGRSLTPGFNVSNLPISNLLDWEVTSGSNVSFTNGSFVLANSVNTATIVGIAARDKIFHRLVYIGTISLTPQSTGGGGGGGGPVPGTDTTKDKVATDTKAALGDIKKQLQDATPEKQKELINQAKSKVEEAIKNISKIDLTKATTTNAAGDKATAVLNITDLKKQIEEINKQVKALNDSLKELDSTSKTVKAELALDLGTVNAKTTEVPLSKELLKAAKDNGIDAIGLTLNGLKMTLSSDEFKEDTTLNVTKQEKAVATSATQLQVASDVYEFQFASGGNKVDSFKTPISLSIPISNTSGMDTELLTLAKILDGKLIFFGGIYKNGKLDAKRNSFSTYTVVENKVSFNDTSSVQIWAGRQIQVAAAKGILEGRESSQFVPNGQVTRAEFAKMIVKTFGLEDASATASFNDVSDTDWYKVYVASAVKNGIVNGRAEGKFDPNGQITRAEMATMAARALLLSGSIANVTDIEAALKVFKDAGSIGDSLKSGVALAASQGIIVGEEGSQFNPNGVSTRAQAAVVIYRLLNK